In the Pelmatolapia mariae isolate MD_Pm_ZW linkage group LG10_11, Pm_UMD_F_2, whole genome shotgun sequence genome, ggtataaataattatttttaacatctAACACTGAACACAATTATTGTGCATCACATGAATGTCTTGGTTTTAATGTCCTGCagtgttattgtttttgttttgctgaggTGTCAGCTGTTTAAGAAAATCAAAATGCGATACACCCGTCCTGCACTACCACATCAAACAGCTGACAGACATGGGTCAGCATATTGCTGATTGTGACCACTGGCAACCTccataacaaacctaaaaacaggaaaacaaaaaagccagTGATCACTGAACTATAACTTCAACTTAATGCAATAGGAATGATGCAAAGATATAGTTAGTGTTACTTGAGAAAAGCAGGACTTCCTTCACCTTTTCTAAATACTTGCTATTGATGTATTTTTAGGATTAGTCTGACCTGACAAATACTTTAGGTGCCCATAAACAGAATCTTCTCCTCTTCTAACTTTGTGTGGTCACAAATTAACACTGTCTCAATGTCAGCTATAATAACACTAAGAATTCTAGAGGCCCACAGCTTGACCCTGAAAGTTGTGTATTGTGCAGGGTATCATTACTTCCTTGGGGGCCCCTCGAAAGTGTAAGATTAGAGGTCCCCACTGAACTCAGACAACAGTTTCCTTATCTCATCAAAcacctgtgcacacacacatagacacacacaggagatgaaggaaaagggaaaacTAACTGTGGCACTTTAGGTTTTGTCCTCgccacagaaacattttttcctAGCAAAGCAATATTAACAAACTTGCCTTTGGTATATCAGTACAGGGACACAGGACACACCATTAAAACTAGCTACAAAAATAAGTATAACAGGGGCACAACTCTCTGATTTTATTCAAATAGTATAGATATTTTTATCTGAATGTATTCATGGTGATTGTTTTCCTGTATTTACAGCTATCCTTGGAATGTACACGCTGATGAGTAACAAGCAGTACTACGATGCTCTGGGCACCACAGGCACCATCGCCAACACAGAGGGCATCAACAGTATGTCTGAAAGCCAAAGACATTTCATGAACTATTGCTTATACTCACACAGACAGACGTTAAAATGAAATGCAGACAGAAATGTGACAGTActgtatgttttattgtgtaCCGTTTACACTGTAGCCTCAGTTGTGATCATGTATCTCCTTCAGGCGTTGTGAAACCAGATCCCTTCAAGGTCTTCCCTGAAGAACCTCCAAACCCCACCAATGTGGAGGAAACCCTGGAGAGAATTCACAACAATGATAGCAGCCTGACTGAAGTCAACCTTAACAACATCAAGGTCAGCTCGTTGGAACGTCACAATTATgaaaaaattatgcacaaataaaaaaaatgtttgtcaaAGGGAACTTGAAGCTGGACTCAGAGTCCTTAAACTCCCAAACAAGATTAATTTCCCATACGACAACAAATATTACACAATCGTTTCAGTGAACCAGCTCATGTCATTTGCTATACTGATACTTGGCTGCAAAACCCGGATCTGCAAGCTTATCAAGTATTCCTTGTTTGCGAACTGAACATCCCCGTATTTTCCTTGCAGGACATTCCCATCCCAACACTAAAAGAGATCTTTGAAGCGATGAAAGGAAACTCTCACGTGGAGTTTCTGAGCATCGCTGCAACCCGAAGCAATGACCCTGTGGCACATGTGAGTAAATTACCCATTGTAATTATCAACTGCTTGCCAATGACAGCAAATTTCCTCAaagtttaaattcatttttatggtatttatttctttgatataaaaatcttagaaatgtcTTACAGTTTATATCTCATTCTAGCTATAGATCTATTTGTTAACTGAATGActaactcttgattgagggtaTTAGAGAATATTTATTTGTAGTGTAAAATATCAACTTAAGGTACTGTTGTACCTCTACTActtattattgttttacataAAAAGACTTTAATTGCAATGACTGAAGTTTTACTTCAGATTCTATAAagatttccttttctttgtcacCTGATCTTCAGATGCACTGTGGTAAACTGCAGTATATATCCGAATGTGTCTGCCACCTGactataaaaaatattttttaagtcCTTAAGAACTTTTAAAATGTGGAAGAAAAATATAGTTTCAATGTgcgtttctgtctgtgtttctaGGCATGCGCTGAGATGCTGCAGGAGAACACCAGCTTACAGAGTCTTAACATCGAGTCTAACTTCATCACCGCAGACGGCATGATGGCGATCATCAAAGCAATGGCTAATAACGCCACACTGATGGAGCTCAAGATTGACAACCAGGTTAGAAACAAATTATTGGACATTAAAGACATTAAATTGTAATTTTGCACCAACAAAGCGATTCCaaaagagctattagccaaaGACTTGGCATATTTCAGCATGATGTGCAGTGTAATctaaaaaagtgaaagaaattaaatcgaaaaacacaatgaaacatGGAATGACCTCCCCAGAGGCTGGACCtgaacattactgaagcagtgtgggattgtctgaagactatttaaaaaaattacaagcctgcctaaaagaataaaaacggTGGTAACACCAACTATTAattttcaagctcattagaactGTGCAAactttgccttatatactgtatttccatgtatttttGGATATTTCAGTAAATCACTGCACGTATTTCCCATTTTAATGGTAACATATAAAAAAAGACTTATGCACAGCAACCAAAACAAGATATCCTAATTTTTATTGTCCATGTATGAAATAACTGAGTTAATACTCATACCCAATGGCATGCTTTTCTTACTGCTTTCAAATTTAATTCACAATGGAAAAAAGAACTCAGTGCTTGATTGCGTTATCCTTTCATGTATCATACAGCGACAGAAACTTGGAGACTCAGTTGAGATGGAGATTGCCTCCATGTTGGAGAACAACTCTAGTATCCTGAGGTTTGGCTACCACTTCACCCAGCAGGGTCCCCGAGCCAGAGCCGCCATGGCCATCACACGAAACAATGACATGAGTAAGAAATGATCCTGAATGCATGGTCAGATAGTCTTGAAATATTCATGTATaatacaaggaatcatttaaaGTGTTATTGGATTGTGTAACAGAATCTGAAATCGGCATCTTCTCTCTTACATAGTTCGTCAGCAAAGATTAAGATGAACACGACAAGGAGTGAGCAGAAGAGCAACCATTAGCCCCTCAGAGCCTGCAAAACAGATGACTCTTGTGCCAGCTCACTGTGGTGCAGCAGAGCTGAATGAATTCTCCCAAATCAATTCTGGTCACTGTGCCTGGGAGAAACCATGTCTAACATCCATGTTCAAccattcatttcatttactGCAGCAAGAGTTTTGTAGGTTGCTGAATTTATCATAAAGGCATGTATAGATCACAAGCACAACCTGAAGTgtcttttttgtgcttttagtttatGCGTCACCAACATCAGCCCAAACAAATAGTTAACTACTTTCATTCACTAATTCAATGTGGTGCTATATCATCTGtgggagaggggggaaaaaatctgtaaatactttaaataaaaatatatattcgataattttttgtaattgtttggtaagtttaattttattgtttCTAATTCTTATTGCACACATAAATATTATACTcaacaaatattattttaaatgcaccaacaaaaaaattcatatACTTTTAAGGCACATTTAAGGAGACTATCTACAGGTTGTGAGTTGGATTTACataaagtaagtaaagtaatTGTGTTAAAGTAATCTGTATTTGAACCACTGATACTGGACAAACTGTTGTTTACAAAAGtgacagcattttttttccaaattgtGTCCATCAAATAATTGCCGTCTTGTAAATGATTAATTAAGAACTGTGATTAACCACCTTTTTTTGGTGGTTAAGGCGGAGTTCATTTTgactcagcacacacacacattactggcagacctgttgaatcaagagattacttaaataaaacctgactGACAAAGTGAAGTCGGCTAAAACATCTAGACTcaagaacagaagaaaaacaaagtcctTGACATCTATATGggaaggctttgggactccaaCGAACCacggtgagagccattatccacaaatggaccaaacttAGAACAATGGTGAACCGTCCCAGAAATTGCCAACCTaccaaaatgactccaagggGGCATCAAGAACTCATCCTGGAGGTCACGAAGGAATCCGGCATAACATCTAAAGAACCAAAAGCCTCCCTTATGATTGATCAATAACAAAGAGAGTGGGCAAAAATGGTATCCATTGGAGAGTTCCAAAGAGGGAAATCAcagctgaccaaaaagaacacaaaggctcatcTCATATTTTCAcccaaaaaacatcttgatgatctcCAAGACTTTGGGGAAAATGTTGggggactgatgagacaaagcTGAACTTTCTGGAAGGCTTGAGTGGGGTAAATCTGGCACAAAGctaacagcatttcataaaaaacaacagcaaaccaacagtcaaacatggtggtggcagtgTGATGGTTTGGGGCTTGCACTTTAGTGCTTCAGGATCGGTAACTGATGGAACCGTGAATCAGAATATCAGAATGTCCGGCCATCATTTCATGACCTGAAGCATCAAGCCCACTTAGGCAGCAAAACTGAGTCATTAAACAGGTTCATGCAGGAAAACTCTCCAGTGTGACTGCatgaaaacaattctgcaaagaacagCAGACCAAAATTCTTCATTCCTTCAATTCAAAATTCCTTACAAAAGCTTGGTTGCAGTTTTTGCCGTCAtgggtggcacaaccagttataaGGTTTAGGGGGGGCAAGTAGGTTTGGATAACTAGTTtcccccttaataaatgaaatgatctttaaaaactgcattctgCAGGTTATCTtcgtctaatattaaaatttacttgatctgaaacatttaagaaaTCAGAGGGGGTGCAAATAGTAAATATTATATGAAATTATTTCCTAAAACTAACACATACAGCattttaggtaaaaaaaaaaaaaacaacccttgATTTAATAAATCACAGCCCTTTAATCGCTTACAGTTTCTTCTGATCTTTAGACTTCCTCCATGCACCTGAGCTATTTTTACATCCCACTCGGCCCAATGCAAATGTGAAACGGATCCTAGCCCACTGAGCTTGAGTTACCTTGTTCCAAATATAAAAACTAACTTTAAGAGGGTTGCACCCTAATGCACCCACAGAAATTTATGAGCAGAAACAGCTGCTAACCTCTCAGGATTTTCACAGCATTGCTTGCATCCCTGCCTTCCACCTCTCGTTTCATTAATCCATTTCTTGAAAGACTTCTCACCTAATGTCAAGTTTGACAAGACCACACATGCTTTTTAGATTTCTCAAAGGTcacattttaaaactgcaaGCTTCACTGACATTTGGCTTTGTGTAAAACTTTCAAGTCAGTGTTGCCTTACCACATCTATTCTGAGAGTTTCTCTTCCACTTCTTAGTTTCCAGTAAAACACAGATGTATTTTTGGACTGTAACACTGTCACAAATGTATTCACCACATTGTATTTATGCTTCTACTGTTTCGTAAACAGTAATACTGAAATATCAGATTTGAATTTGTCTTAAAACGCTCTAACATACTTCCAAATCCCTACAGAGACGTTTTAAGACCGTGGTGACGCTCTTAAGTAATGAAGTGAGTGAGCTTCTGAAACATATTAGCCATGTCATCAGAAACTAACCCATGTTAAGTCCCTTTGCCCCCTTCCACTGACCCTGATGTTATCCAATTTATACCAACTGTGCTGAGAGGAGCTTTAAACGAACGCACAGATTAGCACCAATACAGCCAATCTGCTGCTGATTTATAGGAAAGCTGGCTGAGAATAGATCGTATCAGACAGAGCTCACTGAACTCAAATGGAAAGCACACAATGAACAAGAAAAGGGTAATGAAAATAGTCACAATAATTATAAAGGTCAGGAGAAGTTCAGCTGAAAATTGTTGCCAGAGCTTTTAAACCCGCTTCTTTCATTCTAGAGGAGCCATGAAAAAGATGTAAGGCTAATGTCGCTGAGGATGACACAGTCTATCCAGTCTTTCCAGACTTCCAAGATGTTTCATGTTCAGGCAGGATGTTTTTGCCAAAGAACATCGTGGTGATCATGAATGAGAATGATTTTCTAATAAAACTAATTTCATTTAATGAACACAAACCCCCAACTACATCACAATAACAACAAGTTGTAAAAAACAGAGCTATCACATATGATGGGATAATGATTTGTGAGTGAGCCACTACAAAAATAGAAAGTTGTTCAAGAGTCCTGGATGACTTTTTTCAGTCTTaatctttatgtctttaaagcTAAGGCAGATGTTTTAATGTATAAATTCTATACAGATTTTAAACATGGTCTGAATTTCTGCCAGATAATCAGGCAAATGCCAATTTGagtattttccaacttcttaaTAACATGAAGAGTTTGGTCAGTCgtattgaatatgaatatttcCAAAATCACCTTTCCCAGAATTCTGATGTTACCTTAATCTGCTTGTGCAAGTAGAGAAACAAACATGCAGCAGACAAAGGAGTCAAATCTTAACACATCTTTGGGACAAACTTGCTCTTCCTG is a window encoding:
- the tmod4 gene encoding tropomodulin-4, whose protein sequence is MSDPRDIDEDAILRGLSAEELDQLEYELQEMDPENAMLPAGFRQRDQTKKSPTGPFDRDALMKHLEKQALEHEDREDLVPFTGEKKGKPFVAKKAPEIPLHEQVILEPELEEALKNATDAEMCDIAAILGMYTLMSNKQYYDALGTTGTIANTEGINSVVKPDPFKVFPEEPPNPTNVEETLERIHNNDSSLTEVNLNNIKDIPIPTLKEIFEAMKGNSHVEFLSIAATRSNDPVAHACAEMLQENTSLQSLNIESNFITADGMMAIIKAMANNATLMELKIDNQRQKLGDSVEMEIASMLENNSSILRFGYHFTQQGPRARAAMAITRNNDMIRQQRLR